The Engystomops pustulosus chromosome 2, aEngPut4.maternal, whole genome shotgun sequence genomic interval GGCTGCAGAAGCCCACTAGACTCATGCCTTGGCATCCTCTTGGTTTACAGAGTACACCCACGTCCCAGTGGTGAATTTAGGATTCCTGCACTCATGTTTTTAGGAGGTTAGCCCAGCTAGATTGCTAGAAAAGCTTAACTCCACCGGTGCCTGCTGGTTAGGAGTAAAATATATCCATCCAGCTACATAGGGATAATAGTGTCATCCCTTTATTGCTGTTCACCTTTTGATCAGTCCTCTTATAGAGCGGATGAAACATGTAAGGGCCACAGTAAATTCTAGGGTGCATTAGAGCAATTGTGGTCTCAGGGTCATCCTTGGGACGATCCTTATAAGGGCAGAAGCCAAATTCTGGGGCTCAGGGTGCGACACAGCGATGATTAGGGACTTGTGTCTATATGGCTCACCAAAGACCTCATCTCGTCTGCTTACATGGTATTTACAGATATATATGAAAACGTGGGAAGACCTTTCCATTTTTTTAAGGCTATGGATATTTTCTGATGTATATGATGTTGTTTTGAGGTTAATCAGAGGAAGCTGACTTTTTCTTTTACTTAGAAGTCTTTGGAGAAGAGACAGTGTAAAAGAGAAGAAACACAAGCATAGACTGAGTCCACTGGAGTTACATAAGTAAGTTTCTATCCcaacccaagtgctttattcacaacaGTACAGGTTAGTACTTCTCTATGATCCTGCTTCTGAATGAGTTTAGTGATCATTCATTGTCTTAATATAAATGTAATAACAGTTTACATGTATCTGAGATAGTAAAATCAGATTGTGATACATATTAAGCATTGACACTGATTTGAATGATGACTATAGTGTTGTATATTACAGTATGTTGGTACTTGAATagaatttacaaaaaatgacTCAAAAGATCTGGGCCATCATCTgcccaatatactgtatttatagacCAATACTATATGCCTCTGTTTGGGTCTATAATCAGTTAATTCATAATGGATATTCTAGGGTGCACTAGAGCAATTGTGGTCTCAGGGTCATCCTTGGGACAACCCTAGTAAGGGCAGGAGCCAAATTCTGGGGCTCATGGTGCGACACAGCGATGATTAGGGACTTGTGCCTATATGGCTCACCAAAGACCTCATCTCGTCTGCTTACATGGTATTTACAGATATATATGAAAACGTGGTAAGACCTTTCCATTTTTTAAGGCTATAGATATTACAGTATGTTGGTGCTTGAATAGAATTTACAAAAAATCTATCAAAAGATCTGGGCTCATCTGCCCCATATATTTATAGCCCAATACTATATGCCTCTGTTTGGGTCTATAATCAGTTAATTCataaaggatatatatatatatatatatatatatttatatatattatgtatatttagtaTTTCCATACTGGAAAGATGATGTGCCATCTTATCAATAAATGTCATTTGGTAACAAGATCTAATGTGATACTATTCGGCTCTGTAATGTACATGAAGTTACTACCAGTCCAGAAATGTTGACTGATCTTTTATGGTTCTGGATATGTTGGCATAGTTGTGAAGTATTAGACGTGTATAGAATTTAGCACATTCTACGTAGCTGTAAGAAGCTCAGGTTGGCGTTTTGGATTAAGGGCTTCATATATATAACTTTCTTTGATCTCCGCCAGCGTCCTGATTAGAAGGACTACATTTGCTTTATGAGTTTATTTAACAAGAGAAACATTCAGGTAGACTGAAATTGGGCACAAAGCAGATGAATCGGATGTATGACAAAAGCAAAATCCAGTTAAAAAGCAGCATAATTTCAAACAGAATAAGGGATGTCTACTCGGTTTCAAAGGTGTAAGTCACATGCAATATTTCCAGGTTTCCTGTCTTTAGTTATTCCCTTTTATCTCTTCCTATGAAGAAAGGTTAGAAAAAGAAGACCTCTGGGAAGATATGCTACAAACTTCTAAATTAGTGAAGGAGCTCCCCGCATCACTTGTATATTCTGGGTAAGATGATGTAGAGGAGATAATATTCTTAAGTCTCTGAAGAGCAATGATTAGCAGCAGGAGAAGGAAAGCCAAGAGGCTGAGGAAGATGGACACATAGACGTAAACGTTTGATAAACGGTTGGGCGCTGATGATGAAGAATCCACTGATGTCGAAAGAGAGGTAGGGAACAGTTCCAAAAAAGTTCCATTCCCTGCTTCGTCTGGCAAAGCAACTGATGGACCAAGACCTGACATTTTAGCATGAGCAATGTGATCACCTTCTAAAGATCTACGGTGAGATCGATTTATGACATCTTGAACTACTGGTGATATCCTTCCTTTGGAATGTGTCCAGACTTCAGAAGGTCAATCTGAAAGACATAATTAAAAGTCATTTCAGTTCTCCATGACATTCATTGAAAATACTAAGTAAAAGTTTATAATTGTACTTTATAAGCATCATAAATGTGTCCATCCTTGAAACATAGTTATATAGTTTGTACGGTTgataaaagacacatgtccatcaaattcAATCAAGGAAAGTAGGGGATTGTATGAAGAactgatttaggggaaacaattctatataaaataaccgtcaatgttatataggtgtaaaaaagcatctagaaccttcttgaagctctctgctgtccctgctgtgaccagagcctgaggcaggctattccagagattgacagttctcacagtaaaagagctctgtcacctctggtgatttgatattgttttctccagacaaagACAGTGTTGCCTTGTCTTTTCATTTGCCAGGAAcagctttatttataaaaatgaatcatgtcccctttTAGTTGgcgcttttccagactaaatacatCTAGttattttaaccggttcgcgcccgcccgccgtgtattcacggcggcggtcgcgtcgcgctgcatggagagggcacacgggctgagccctctccatagccggtaagtctttgctgcatattgcagcaaaggcttaccggtaacatccgcgatagGGGCTAGcaccggcagcctcaaacagatagcggcgcatgggcgccgccatcttacctgggatcgccgctccccgtgacgtcatcggggggcggcgatccatctccatggtagcctcgggtcttccgaagacccgaggctatttcgttttaaccccttcattacaatgtgctgatagcacattgtaatgaatgaggaagaaaatccccatatactgccatactgtagtatggcagtatatgataggatcgatcagacaacctagggttaaagtaccctagggagtctgaaaaatagtataaataaaaattaaaaaaaggtgaaaaaaaaaaattataataaaaaaacctaaaatttcaaatcacccccctttccctagaactgacataaatataaataaacagtaaaaatcataaacacatcaggtatcgacgcgtccgaaaatgcccgatctatcaaaatatgataacagttttccaatgcgtttaaccccgtaacggaaaatagcgcccaaagtcgaaaatggcacttttttgccattttgaaaaatctaaaaaaatctataaaaagtgatcaaaaggtcatacagtcctaaaaatgatatcattgaacatattatcaaatttcgcaaaaaaaatgacaccaccgacagctccgtacggtgtagtataaaaaagttattagcgccagaagttgtcaaaatcaaaaaaattatttttgtacaggaggttttaatttttgtaaatgtatgaaaacattataaaacctatacaaatttggtatcctcttaatcgtaccgacccaaagaataaagtagacatgtcatttggggagctcagtgaaagacataatatccaagcccacaagaaaatggcgcaaatgcgttttttcaccattttcattgcatttggaattcttttcccgcttccgagtacatggcatggaatatttaataccatcattatgaagtgcaatttgttacgcagaa includes:
- the SERTM1 gene encoding serine-rich and transmembrane domain-containing protein 1, translated to MSGLGPSVALPDEAGNGTFLELFPTSLSTSVDSSSSAPNRLSNVYVYVSIFLSLLAFLLLLLIIALQRLKNIISSTSSYPEYTSDAGSSFTNLEVCSISSQRSSFSNLSS